The region CTGCTAGGACGTGAGCGTCTTCGATGGCTTGCCCTGCCCCGGCGCCTTGATGCGGTGTTGATGCATGAGCTGCATCTCCTAGGATTGCCACTCGGGACTTGTAAAATGTGGAAATGTTTGGGTGTTCGAAGACAGCCCATTGAGAAGGGCTTGGCATGTACTAGACCGTCATTAGCATTCCCCAGACTTCATCGGATGGATATTATGCCTTACTTTCATCAACTTGTTGACATATTCGCCCATGTGACCGAAATCCTTCTGCATGTCTTCTCTGCTGGCTTCTCGAATCCATGTCTCACTGTCCCAGGTCTCACTAAACGTATAGAGACCGACATTGACCTTTTTGACCCCTTGGATGGGATACGTTATCCCGTATCCTCCCTTGCCAATATACCACGACGACAACCTTGCTCTTCGATCTCCCACAGCTTCAATCATGGTATCTATGTCCAAGACCGCGCGATAGCTGTACATGCCGCTGTACCTCGGCTTTGTCTGTTCCACTTCCTCTGGCGATAGGACGAATTCCTTCACTTTAGACTTGATACCATCGCACCCGACGACCACATCTGCAGTAGCTCTCGTACCATCCTCAAAGCATAGTTGGACTCcattctcaatctcctccatcttttgCAGCCGTTTGCCAAAGTGTACCACTTCTTCGGGGACCATGCCCACCAAAGCGTCTAAAAAATCCGCCCGCCGCACCGATGTCTGGCCGGAAGGCAGTGCTTTCAAGTTCATAAGCACCTCATTTGCGTGGGGACCTGTCGCCCATACGACCTCAAACCAAGTCTGTCGGAACTCCTCATAGCCAGGGGAGTCTGCGTGTGTCGTGACCAGGGAGTCGTAGATCTCCCGAATATACGGGTCGATAAGAGGCATTGCACGATGCGCTGCAGGACCAATGGATAGTCCCAGTCCTGTCTCTCCAAAGGCG is a window of Pochonia chlamydosporia 170 chromosome 5, whole genome shotgun sequence DNA encoding:
- a CDS encoding salicylate hydroxylase (similar to Neosartorya fischeri NRRL 181 XP_001258788.1), whose amino-acid sequence is MEHTGSAPAKDFTVTIVGGGIGGLILAIGLIRRNVPVQIYEAAAAFGETGLGLSIGPAAHRAMPLIDPYIREIYDSLVTTHADSPGYEEFRQTWFEVVWATGPHANEVLMNLKALPSGQTSVRRADFLDALVGMVPEEVVHFGKRLQKMEEIENGVQLCFEDGTRATADVVVGCDGIKSKVKEFVLSPEEVEQTKPRYSGMYSYRAVLDIDTMIEAVGDRRARLSSWYIGKGGYGITYPIQGVKKVNVGLYTFSETWDSETWIREASREDMQKDFGHMGEYVNKLMKYMPSPSQWAVFEHPNISTFYKSRVAILGDAAHASTPHQGAGAGQAIEDAHVLAELLADPSVTSQEHAMAAFHAYDAIRRPRSQRVVASSKENAEVLCLMFEGIGDDAEKLKQTWRERFRWLWDIDLPEQVEDARRVMMKKMGEIV